The Chaetodon trifascialis isolate fChaTrf1 chromosome 17, fChaTrf1.hap1, whole genome shotgun sequence genome has a segment encoding these proteins:
- the LOC139346081 gene encoding myelin-associated glycoprotein: MGVGLLVAALFIALMQGVFGKTWNVMMPRTIRGISGSCVTIPCHFEVPDSEERDILNCSDRGMWRRGSLSGPPVAKSLQVRVIGDVTRKNCTTMFHGFSEDYSDTFFYRLECTEKLKFTFSSGVNIIVRSGVPPPKVTSEGTMSEGGLAVLHCSVQVPCTRLPPSITWLPRDSSREEQTLMQQNADRQMIMKSTVAFIASADPHTQSIACSVSYPLTKGGSTEPSIARQRLNVLYAPRSTVATLSTPGPVSEGHTVKITCSSDANPPVSNYTWYRVETGQLSKRGEGEILVLKVKQGDSGAYLCEALAKMGSQRSNPVSLQVATADSSSFAGGFLYSVCGVMLLLYILTAAVSVYKYHSLSRRLKVELKGEHTYADLRASNVASDYDQLQPRQPKTTPPETTPPETTPPETTPLPDDPNYENLQTLSFKPKTSRTQVDVKE, encoded by the exons ATGGGTGTTGGTCTGTTGGTTGCTGCTTTGTTCATTGCTCTGATGCAAG GTGTCTTTGGTAAAACCTGGAATGTGATGATGCCCCGGACCATCAGGGGCATCAGTGGCTCCTGTGTCACCATCCCATGTCACTTCGAGGTTCCCGACAGTGAGGAAAGAGACATCCTGAACTGCTCAGATAGAGGcatgtggaggagaggaagcctCTCCGGTCCTCCTGTCGCTAAGAGCCTACAA GTGAGAGTGATCGGGGATGTGACGAGGAAGAACTGCACCACAATGTTCCACGGCTTCTCAGAGGACTACAGCGACACGTTCTTCTACAGGCTGGAGTGTACGGAAAAACTCAAGTTCACTTTCAGCAGCGGAGTCAACATCATTGTCCGGTCAG GTGTGCCTCCTCCCAAGGTGACCTCTGAAGGCACGATGTCAGAGGGAGGTCTGGCGGTGCTGCACTGCTCAGTCCAAGTTCCCTGCACCAGGCTGCCCCCCTCCATCACCTGGCTGCCCCGAGACAGCTCCAGGGAGGAGCAGACACTCATGCAGCAG AATGcggacagacagatgatcaTGAAGTCCACGGTGGCCTTCATCGCCTCGGCCGACCCTCACACCCAGAGCATCGCCTGCTCTGTCTCCTACCCGCTGACAAAAGGGGGCAGCACCGAGCCGTCCATAGCGAGGCAGAGACTCAACGTCCTGT ATGCTCCCAGATCCACCGTGGCCACACTCAGCACGCCTGGTCCTGTTTCTGAGGGACACACTGTGAAGATTACATGTTCGAGTGATGCCAACCCACCTGTGAGCAACTACACCTGGTACAGAGTCGAGACTGGACAG TTGAGTAAGAGGGGTGAAGGAGAGATACTGGTCCTGAAGGTCAAGCAAGGGGACAGTGGGGCGTATCTGTGTGAAGCTTTGGCCAAGATGGGCTCTCAGAGGTCCAACCCGGTGTCTCTGCAGGTCGCCACTGCAG acagcagcagcttcgcTGGCGGGTTTCTCTACAGCGTATGTGGAGTGATGCTGCTCCTCTAcatcctgactgctgctgtgagtgtgtacaAGTATCACAG TCTTTCCAGGAGGCTGAAG GTTGAGCTGAAGGGGGAGCACACCTACGCTGACCTGAGGGCCTCCAACGTTGCCTCTGACTACGACCAGCTCCAG CCTCGGCAGCCTAAAACAACGCCCCCTGAAACGACGCCCCCTGAAACGACGCCCCCTGAAACGACGCCCCTTCCTGATGACCCCAACTATGAAAACCTGCAAACATTGTCCTTCAAGCCCAAAACCAGCAGGACTCAAGTGGACGTGAAGGAATGA